The Argiope bruennichi chromosome 5, qqArgBrue1.1, whole genome shotgun sequence genome segment taataataagtcttATTTAATCTTCTAGATACGAAATAGGCGAATTTTCATCTAATGGAGAGTTTGcagatttgctatttaaaaaaaaatcatcttatgtCATCAAAtgttcctaatatatatatatatatatatatatatatatatatatatatatattaaatcacaCTTGAACTAATCTCACTTATTCCACGAGTTTTCTCATCTAGTTATCTTGTACCATAGATAACTTTGCTGTAATGCGAGTtcgaaataaacaattttaaattaaagtgtttaTTAAcctttagacatttttaaaagttgcatcaaatgaaaatgtaaacaaatgcggaattatttcctttttataaattatgatattctttatatttaaccaaatattattataaaaagtcatgaaatatttgaaattttttttttcgaatgacGTTACAATTTTCTGAATATCTCATCCTAAGCGTTTGTCCATTTCTCTTTTGATTTGTTACTATAACGTCATTCCAAAAGAAAAGTTCAggatgcaatttatttatttattcttattttagattAAGACCTGTTTTACCAAGGAAGCCTCCGGAGGTGCCAAAATTTTCTCCTTCAGAAGCATGGCAGGCACTCGGATCGGATGGCATGGGAAGCAGCAATCATTCCACAAGCGACGACGGTCCAGAATCTTTTTCTGCTTACAAGCAGAATCTGCAGCAGCGAAACGGAATGAATGACCGATCTCGGAGAAAGTCGGATATGGACTATGACAGGTACGACCGCTTTGGTGCAGACGGTTTCAAACACAGCAGCATGAGTGACAGTCACTGGACGCCGAGACAAGATTTGCTAGACGACTCGGACGTCAGCAGCGAGGACAGTGAGGAAGCCATTGTGCCCCGAATGAGACCAGGTTTGGAGGAGATTTCGACCCGATTCTCTCTTCCAAGTGTTATGTTTTCGAATATGAGGCCGATTGGTTCAGAAATAAAAGCCAATTCCACTCAACCTTCTTTCTTGAAAGACAGTACGAAAATTAGTAAGAAAAAGATTCCGAAGCGAAATGACCCCACATATGACAACTGTCCGGGTCACAATTTCAAACGATTTCTAAGCAAACGAAACAAATATCTAAGCGAAGAAGACATTACCGTTTCAGATTCTAACTGGACTTTTGGACAGTACGGACTTCAAAAAAGAGGGAAGCAATATTCTTCGGATCTAATGCTATCCGATAAGAAAAAGTACGAACTCATGGTACAAAATCATTTTGGGGATTTTCTGGGTGATATATTAGTATCGAAAGCGAATCACAtgagaaaacaaatgaaatcatcTGATTCTGGAAATTCGAATTTCTCGTTTTATTCAACTGATGGCCAGATTATGTATAACCCTGATAAAGGGGGGTTTGTGAAAGACGAAGAATGCTCTCCTCCAACCAGAGGTAGAGTTTATGACATGAGAAGACGTTTCGATGCCATCGCAGATGCTTCAAGGCAAAACTTTGGACTCAAAAACTCAAAGAAGAGGGACACTGCTTCCGATTTCGATCTGAGTCGGAGACGAGATCTTGAGCTGGCAAAGATGTTAGAAGATGAGGTGAGGAAAAGGAGGAACAAAGAGAAGATTTCCATCAGGCAGCAGCTTCAAAGGATGAAGCAACTTCAGTCGGATGGCGAAGATGACTTCGATGATGAGGCGTACTTCACAGAGCCCAAATCCAGAGAAGATTCCCAATCTCCGTTTTTCAATCCTGACAGAACAACAACTGTGTCTGAGTTGGGCCTGAAGCAGTTTCGATTTGGACAAGGACCCACTGCGACAGATTCTTCTCATTTGAGTCACTGGCAAAGCTCACCCGCTCTGCTTGAGGATTCCGTAATGAAGACAAACATGCACCCTTCGGCTAAAGGTAAGTTTAAAATTGTTCTTACAAATGGAGATGAACAATGATTTTGATAGCCACAATTTGACCAGAGAAATTTGAAGTTTATGAGCTCTTTCATATAGGGGAGAATTGTTAAAGTGATTATCTGACTTTCAATAACATTGTAAACAACTTCTTAATGGAATTATGCAACAATCCAGAATGGTATCTGtattaacacaaaattttgactaattttcGTAATTgcttttccgttttttttttttttttttttttgtaacttgtttaacttgaaatttgggcagacaactttattttaatattttggaagttGCGTCAAGTGATTAGACGTCATGGATTAGAGGGGATAAAAACctattttagattatttgtttTAACGTGTAAGGAAAGATCCTCAATTAGTTTGATTTTTCTTAGTAGTTTTGAAATGCCCTggtatctttaaattaattcatattcaaaaaaaaatctaacttattcaaatctttataatttattttctgatgcaTTCtcgtttgaaagatttttttttttctgaacacagaatatatttattctctCTTAGTGGATAATCTTAGTGACATTTCGTAATCCTTTTAATATGATTAAAGTAAATTGACAGACATCGTGATAATTGTCTGCAATAAATCAAACAGACGACCAATCAGACGGGAAAGTCCCGACTGTTACTTCTTGGTTCCGGTTAGACGTCTCCACATCTTGAATCCCCTTGGATGAAATTCGGGTAATCCAATCTCTTCAGACAAATCCTATTCCCCCCTCCCCCTCCtcctcaaaaaaaattatgaactcaTCTCAAATAGTTTGCACTCgagacttatttttattttcaggtcgGCTGTCTCTATCTTCCGTCATGAGCTCCCCCGACTCCGGTGCGTGGGTGCAGAGCAATGGAGTGGTGGACACGTGGTTGCAGAAACAGCAGAAGTTGGGCTTGGATGGTCTGAAGAAAGAGTCCAGCAACAGTCCGGATGGGCGTCTGACAACTTCGGACCAGGCGAACGATGGGGACGTTAGCTCTTCTCCTACACCAGCCCCGCAGAAGAAAGAGAGGAGGAAGACCAACATCTACAAGCAGCTCATGGACATCGTCAGAAAAGAGGAGAGACACCTCAAGCAAGCTCAGTaagttattcatttttctgtgattCAGGTCAGTAACGTTTATGCCCCGCTTTGAAGTAACGTgagggctattttgagacagacCTCACAATTTTGAGCTGTAATCAAATGGCGAGGAGGACGGCACTCATATCACCTGGCCTGGAGGAATTTAACTTTCAACAAACCTTTTTACATTCGATGGAGTTGGTCCTTCAAATCTGAAGCTCTCCGGTTCCAAAGCAAAGATTTTACCAACGACCATCGCAGTCTACAGTGTttctttcgaataattttataagaattctttCACGTTTTAAGAGGCATCTCTTCTTGAAATAAGCTTTGTCCTCATTTATTAATTCGGTTTTTTCTGTTTTGCTTGTTTGTAATATCTCGGAACTTTTGGCGCGCTTTCAGAATTCTTTATGAAGAcgttattaatatttagtctttTTCCCTTGAGGATATCTCAAAAATTCTAAAGctgacagtttatttcttttcttattcctTCCTTCCTGAaggacctcccccccccctcaatctTTATAATTGGTTACGTAAAATAGGTAACTAACTTTTAAGTAACCAACCTACGGGATGGATGTTTTAACGTTTTGTTATTTCTCTTTGTTGAGATACAAAGAACCCTGAgctaagaatttcaaatttccaaTATGAATTCGAATCGCTTgacaatactatttttttttaatttatcgcctACTGggataaagtgaaaaaaaaaaagaatattataaaaacaacatACAATTAGAAAACTTTTGTTTAGGattaaatagtaatttgaaaTAGACGCTCGATTTAGAAATCAAACAGACTTTTGTAGTTGTTCAATCAGATAATAATCTTATTATAACTGCAGATGTATACTGTTAAAAGCTTCTTCATTATAGGATGTCAGTATAGTTACAGTTAGATATTACAGattaatataattacttcttCTGCCTCGCTGCATgagatataaagattaattttttaaaacttttataacgatttatttaacattatttaaatcaattcttaATTCTActtagaaatagattttaatatctgTTTCAGTTTTAAGACATTTTCatgaaaagtaaaagtaaaaattatttgcttttaagtagattttttttacacAGTTGAAAGCTAAGCAGATCTGCAATTCAATAATAGcaggttaaaaatttaattaatttgcagtTAAGATAAGCCTGATTTTTAAACCTTAGATTTTAGAAGCACTTcccttttttttactatttatatatcgaatgtacattttaaattaataactttagcaaatttatttggatatactttgagttattcttagaattatcgTTTCCTGCTTTTGTTGCATTAGTTGTTTTAGGTAATCGTGTTTTTATTCGATAAGGTTCCACAACAAATTGAACAAGATTAATTATTTCGTTTAATGTATTGtgataattatacatatttatatataacttgtaggtgataaataaattaagaaagtattgactttcgaaatttattttcgtATTCTTTTCTTAATCAAGCTGTAAAAATGTGATCTTTACGTTATATTATACACCTATTCTACTCTAGAGATAgtataagattaatttattcaatcaatCATTTGTTGTGTTATGACTTGATCTACAATGCTTGCTCTGTTCCATTTAGCAATGgagatgataaaaattttaatcaatccaAAAGAGAATTCGTTTAATTTAAACAAGTTCAAATTAGTCCTTATTTTTCTAAGGTGATAAGTAAATGAAACTTTTCGGATTAccaaaaaacattaagaaaaaaaaatctttttaaatacatttatcaaattagaaatactttattaataagCTGAGGCCTCACTTCGGTATCAACTTCGACAAAGACCCACTGTCCAAACGGGTCTAGTATACAAGAAATATGACTTCTCATGAAGGTGAGATGATGATATGGACAATGGAGCGTCATCCTGATCATTTGACTAAGTTCATAACGACGTGGTCTATCTCAAAATAGTCTTCCTATTGATTCAAAACATTACATCAATATATCTAAAGCACAACAATAATACTATTTACAACTGCAGTTTATTCACTCAACTcttagtaatataaataaaaaaaacccaaagattagcaaaattttttaaaatttcgaattttaaaattaaaactcccaaatttttatttttcttcaaaagggGTGGAGACGACAGTCGGGATTCTTCTTACAGCCACCGAGAGAGCAGCCCTTCCACCTGTTCTGAGTCGTCTTCCACATCTTCCTATTCGTATTCTGATTCTTCTAGCGCCAAGAACCATTCCAAGAATGGGGTTCCAGCCAATAAGGAATTCGGGTACCGAACTCCAACGACCGTCCCATCTTTCCAAGTGGCTTTCGTTCAACCTTATTCACCCAGGAAGACTTATCGACCTGTACCTTTTGATGTGGTCAACAGCCCTTATCGACTACCAGAGTAATTgcctttctttttattaagatgAAATTTCTTGGTTCGATTCATATAGGTTTCTAGGTTCGATTCAGAATAACGATTATtggaggccgggatagcctggttggtataaccctggattcgcatcccttgggttgtcaGTTCGAGCCCCACCGGCCTTAGAGCCTCCGTGTACATGGTGACTAGTTCACGCATAATTCTGTCACAGCCcccaaagtcctccaagtcgggACAATACCACTTGGTGTATTGGATCAGAGGCGATcgttttcagatttaaattacgatcagtggatgagtgaatgaagtccgccccgtgaaaagggctgtgatgCAAGAATAGCTAAAACGCACTCCTGTCCCGAGATGGCGCTACCGAAACAAGAGGAGCTAAAACCTCGGCTTAAAGTTGATGATTTCGttagcgggcttgtctatgacaaatgccatgAATAGTAACAACCCCGATTATTGGCAATGAAGATTAAATTCCACTCAATACATCGATAGCATTTACATTGTATaccaataatttatattaagctAGTGTACTGATACAtctcatagtttttttttccatacggCCAATCCTAATTATCATCGGATACAGATTCTAAGCCATTTGTCGATAGAGGTgaactgattttgaaattaaagatggtctggggggggggggacctATTCTCACTGACAGTGATATTACTGATTTTATGTGATGAATGAATGTAAGCAGCAAACACTTCAGAAAATTTCGCTAATTTAAACTTTCCTAGTCTTCCTtccgaggaaaaaaaaaaaaaaatttttcttgtgtTGGGTTGTAGAAATTAAATACTCAACGAAATGTGtatacaaaatagtaaaaacagTCATTTACAATatcctttaatttataatatttattgcccATGCGattatcttgtattttttttttttttttgccatcatTGACAACTGAtacaaaaatatagttataatgaCTGACTCTTTAAAAAAGGAAGTTTGGATTATCCTTGAGTAAATATAGCATTTCACAATAATAATTTAGCACTTTCTCTGAGATTGATCGATAGTCATTACAAAAGCTACTTTTGATGTACTTTTGCCATTTGGAAAGACATATTTGACTCGTTTGaagtgaaattaataaatgataaacaaCAATTTTTCCTGATTCCATTTTCGAGGAGGCCATTCTAAACAGCCTATTTCCGatctattgataaattttgtttagcGTAAAAATCTCTGACTGAAgtgttattttttacaattaatttgtgCTGACAAGTTTGATAGGTTTAAACAGTTTAAAGTGTATAAATGGTTCTCAGGCCCTTTGTCAGATTGTACGAGTCCTGTTTTCATGAAAAACGATGATCCGCTGATAAACTGTTTCTTGGAATCACAACGCCTCacttaatttattaatgcatCCTTATTTTTCAGGGTGTGGTAAATTGTTTCATCGTTAAAGAGAGAAACCAACACCAACTGGTTTCCTGACGGAtaattatattcatgaaagttgTACTACTAtgagaaattattcaattttaaagaaattcgcggattacatatttgaattctttgaaaGTGTATCAATTTAGAAACGTCTTAGCTAGATTTAGTCTTTAATTcacaaattatttcctttttttatcagaagatttttttctcaaaaatataatcgtaaacatttaaaaataaaaagggttCAAAGGGTTCTACTTATGACCTCATCAATgaacaaacaaatttcaaaaactccTGGCATACAGACAAATGAAAACTGTAACGGAGTATTCATAAGTGATTAAAAAAacgattgaatttatttattttttaaatatttaatgaattggataaaaccaaaataatctttgaaatgaTTTCGCATATTGATATTCTTACCTACAAAAAATCTGGAAACCGCCtgttatatgtaatgatatctctgaatctaaataaaatcctaattaatttccaaatttttatcttaatttagcccatattaattttattctaaaatgttctctttatttcctgatccatttccACCTCTTTTACTCAATTAATGATCCttgagctctgtaaaactgctttaatcagtACTTCACatgctccaagtgaagggataaataTCTACCaagctaaacaaattcttttaaaagacacCTGCATTCCCCTGACCTAAAACAACATGTGCAAAGAAATCCCTGTCAGGATCTCTCGGTATCAAATCATTGGGGACACATATCTCCTTTCGCTCTCGTATCGCTTGTGAACGACGTCCTCGCTTCTTGCACATAAATTACGTCTCCCgtgatggaataaagcgaagtttagaaattcaaagtgtctctctcttcggccacgaaactgcttaaaaatatgttttacattatatacatataattagttataaaaaccaagtcaaaaggaaaaatagaatccaaattaaaccaaataaaataagaatccggcctggaGACTTTCTCACCCTCAGGCaaagattcaaaataagggatttttttctgtgaggaattgAATTt includes the following:
- the LOC129969040 gene encoding uncharacterized protein LOC129969040 isoform X3: MGNGSSHSIVLGSPRFQSSDFPSRNGYQHDHRGIPKYAHPQNRVLPKPVAGQRLRSTDNGSILQTAGTIRGQRRDSGGKEDHADSEMMGILRRRSEMIEKENNCYHHLNLRNHRLFHSDPNIARRPGSGDGCSHEEFQEAYTSRRSCNGGAAIRASKLKYKKKTRAPDPPPPGNNYSRRPQVTNYDDRKSTNELACKCISKPRAPQPPAIVIHPPPPPPMPNSVTTRTKIGTPPSASKSETQTSEKTRSQLVTRAVESQYNKTTYEKNIHPLEKWRNCRSTGDIRIDEEDERPASRTTVFDSKKLSDNQNKIPSYLPQRPDPFQKEIQAVTKKIAESRQHVSSHEEKEKKASNSPDSDSKPKEMNSPPKFYFSDPGAFKPVPKPTEKPVETTHSEGFLKSDCVGKDSEERKSNEKTAVDEIVPSLQRFSPGRRRFRLPSGNSTPTQQQKAEKEWDHLSRSVFHKQDGDSAIDVRLRPVLPRKPPEVPKFSPSEAWQALGSDGMGSSNHSTSDDGPESFSAYKQNLQQRNGMNDRSRRKSDMDYDRYDRFGADGFKHSSMSDSHWTPRQDLLDDSDVSSEDSEEAIVPRMRPGLEEISTRFSLPSVMFSNMRPIGSEIKANSTQPSFLKDSTKISKKKIPKRNDPTYDNCPGHNFKRFLSKRNKYLSEEDITVSDSNWTFGQYGLQKRGKQYSSDLMLSDKKKYELMVQNHFGDFLGDILVSKANHMRKQMKSSDSGNSNFSFYSTDGQIMYNPDKGGFVKDEECSPPTRGRVYDMRRRFDAIADASRQNFGLKNSKKRDTASDFDLSRRRDLELAKMLEDEVRKRRNKEKISIRQQLQRMKQLQSDGEDDFDDEAYFTEPKSREDSQSPFFNPDRTTTVSELGLKQFRFGQGPTATDSSHLSHWQSSPALLEDSVMKTNMHPSAKGRLSLSSVMSSPDSGAWVQSNGVVDTWLQKQQKLGLDGLKKESSNSPDGRLTTSDQANDGDVSSSPTPAPQKKERRKTNIYKQLMDIVRKEERHLKQAQGGDDSRDSSYSHRESSPSTCSESSSTSSYSYSDSSSAKNHSKNGVPANKEFGYRTPTTVPSFQVAFVQPYSPRKTYRPVPFDVVNSPYRLPELQEEGKLLPTEVQ
- the LOC129969040 gene encoding uncharacterized protein LOC129969040 isoform X2, with protein sequence MIASFAPVWTDMMGSGNSETCSEFRAFAKTSSSEPIESDVEMGNGSSHSIVLGSPRFQSSDFPSRNGYQHDHRGIPKYAHPQNRVLPKPVAGQRLRSTDNGSILQTAGTIRGQRRDSGGKEDHADSEMMGILRRRSEMIEKENNCYHHLNLRNHRLFHSDPNIARRPGSGDGCSHEEFQEAYTSRRSCNGGAAIRASKLKYKKKTRAPDPPPPGNNYSRRPQVTNYDDRKSTNELACKCISKPRAPQPPAIVIHPPPPPPMPNSVTTRTKIGTPPSASKSETQTSEKTRSQLVTRAVESQYNKTTYEKNIHPLEKWRNCRSTGDIRIDEEDERPASRTTVFDSKKLSDNQNKIPSYLPQRPDPFQKEIQAVTKKIAESRQHVSSHEEKEKKASNSPDSDSKPKEMNSPPKFYFSDPGAFKPVPKPTEKPVETTHSEGFLKSDCVGKDSEERKSNEKTAVDEIVPSLQRFSPGRRRFRLPSGNSTPTQQQKAEKEWDHLSRSVFHKQDGDSAIDVRLRPVLPRKPPEVPKFSPSEAWQALGSDGMGSSNHSTSDDGPESFSAYKQNLQQRNGMNDRSRRKSDMDYDRYDRFGADGFKHSSMSDSHWTPRQDLLDDSDVSSEDSEEAIVPRMRPGLEEISTRFSLPSVMFSNMRPIGSEIKANSTQPSFLKDSTKISKKKIPKRNDPTYDNCPGHNFKRFLSKRNKYLSEEDITVSDSNWTFGQYGLQKRGKQYSSDLMLSDKKKYELMVQNHFGDFLGDILVSKANHMRKQMKSSDSGNSNFSFYSTDGQIMYNPDKGGFVKDEECSPPTRGRVYDMRRRFDAIADASRQNFGLKNSKKRDTASDFDLSRRRDLELAKMLEDEVRKRRNKEKISIRQQLQRMKQLQSDGEDDFDDEAYFTEPKSREDSQSPFFNPDRTTTVSELGLKQFRFGQGPTATDSSHLSHWQSSPALLEDSVMKTNMHPSAKGRLSLSSVMSSPDSGAWVQSNGVVDTWLQKQQKLGLDGLKKESSNSPDGRLTTSDQANDGDVSSSPTPAPQKKERRKTNIYKQLMDIVRKEERHLKQAQGGDDSRDSSYSHRESSPSTCSESSSTSSYSYSDSSSAKNHSKNGVPANKEFGYRTPTTVPSFQVAFVQPYSPRKTYRPVPFDVVNSPYRLPELQEEGKLLPTEVQ
- the LOC129969040 gene encoding uncharacterized protein LOC129969040 isoform X1 — encoded protein: MEVVFDTSNWILCPRIDVRTRDRDETCSEFRAFAKTSSSEPIESDVEMGNGSSHSIVLGSPRFQSSDFPSRNGYQHDHRGIPKYAHPQNRVLPKPVAGQRLRSTDNGSILQTAGTIRGQRRDSGGKEDHADSEMMGILRRRSEMIEKENNCYHHLNLRNHRLFHSDPNIARRPGSGDGCSHEEFQEAYTSRRSCNGGAAIRASKLKYKKKTRAPDPPPPGNNYSRRPQVTNYDDRKSTNELACKCISKPRAPQPPAIVIHPPPPPPMPNSVTTRTKIGTPPSASKSETQTSEKTRSQLVTRAVESQYNKTTYEKNIHPLEKWRNCRSTGDIRIDEEDERPASRTTVFDSKKLSDNQNKIPSYLPQRPDPFQKEIQAVTKKIAESRQHVSSHEEKEKKASNSPDSDSKPKEMNSPPKFYFSDPGAFKPVPKPTEKPVETTHSEGFLKSDCVGKDSEERKSNEKTAVDEIVPSLQRFSPGRRRFRLPSGNSTPTQQQKAEKEWDHLSRSVFHKQDGDSAIDVRLRPVLPRKPPEVPKFSPSEAWQALGSDGMGSSNHSTSDDGPESFSAYKQNLQQRNGMNDRSRRKSDMDYDRYDRFGADGFKHSSMSDSHWTPRQDLLDDSDVSSEDSEEAIVPRMRPGLEEISTRFSLPSVMFSNMRPIGSEIKANSTQPSFLKDSTKISKKKIPKRNDPTYDNCPGHNFKRFLSKRNKYLSEEDITVSDSNWTFGQYGLQKRGKQYSSDLMLSDKKKYELMVQNHFGDFLGDILVSKANHMRKQMKSSDSGNSNFSFYSTDGQIMYNPDKGGFVKDEECSPPTRGRVYDMRRRFDAIADASRQNFGLKNSKKRDTASDFDLSRRRDLELAKMLEDEVRKRRNKEKISIRQQLQRMKQLQSDGEDDFDDEAYFTEPKSREDSQSPFFNPDRTTTVSELGLKQFRFGQGPTATDSSHLSHWQSSPALLEDSVMKTNMHPSAKGRLSLSSVMSSPDSGAWVQSNGVVDTWLQKQQKLGLDGLKKESSNSPDGRLTTSDQANDGDVSSSPTPAPQKKERRKTNIYKQLMDIVRKEERHLKQAQGGDDSRDSSYSHRESSPSTCSESSSTSSYSYSDSSSAKNHSKNGVPANKEFGYRTPTTVPSFQVAFVQPYSPRKTYRPVPFDVVNSPYRLPELQEEGKLLPTEVQ